A genome region from Candidatus Oleimmundimicrobium sp. includes the following:
- a CDS encoding YggT family protein: MARSAMQFVNLVFTVYIWLIIIRVILSWCPVLSGEFFKLFCRFVYDATEPTLAFFRKILPSMVVGSMGLDLSPIIVIFVLQFLRWLILTIIGQFFIYI; this comes from the coding sequence GTGGCAAGAAGTGCGATGCAGTTTGTAAATTTAGTTTTTACAGTATATATTTGGTTAATAATTATAAGAGTAATTCTTTCGTGGTGTCCTGTTTTATCGGGAGAGTTTTTTAAATTATTTTGCCGTTTTGTTTATGATGCAACTGAACCAACTCTGGCTTTTTTTAGAAAAATACTGCCGTCAATGGTTGTTGGTTCAATGGGGCTTGATCTTTCTCCGATAATTGTCATATTTGTTCTCCAATTTTTACGTTGGCTTATTTTAACAATTATCGGGCAATTTTTTATATATATTTAA
- a CDS encoding DUF167 domain-containing protein, translated as MPEINEREEGVVLTVWVQPRSSRAGIVGIQRDALKIKVCSPSQENRANKETIEILADFFKIPKSKISILSGKTFRRKKVLLYGKKCDDILKTIEQF; from the coding sequence ATGCCGGAAATTAATGAACGAGAAGAAGGTGTCGTTTTAACCGTTTGGGTTCAGCCTCGTTCTTCTCGGGCTGGAATAGTTGGCATTCAAAGAGACGCATTAAAGATTAAAGTTTGTTCGCCATCTCAAGAAAATAGAGCAAATAAAGAAACTATAGAGATTTTAGCTGACTTTTTTAAAATACCAAAATCAAAAATATCAATATTATCTGGAAAAACTTTCCGTCGTAAAAAAGTTCTGCTTTATGGAAAAAAATGTGATGATATATTGAAAACTATCGAACAGTTTTAA
- a CDS encoding DivIVA domain-containing protein: MRLTPLDIHNKEFRRAIRGYNEEDVDVFLDKIAEELELLYKENNDMKEELEKINEKIKQYENIEQTLQNTLLTAQKSAEEVQANSKKEAELVIKDAVLKAREIIQDAVNEKRESETNLKILKQAEEEFRMRFKSVLESYLNVLNETEGIEEIEKKVKELEEFKKENLVEESSELATEEFAEENDELLDQPSEEKVVINEEPEEAFESLTKKEGEEDKIEEETQKTEADEEAEEETQKEAEEESKTKKKSSKKTEDEDESNEIKTVEIPSFLKEGPREDFLNNKNNDIEEIS, from the coding sequence ATGAGACTTACCCCTTTAGACATCCACAATAAAGAATTTAGAAGAGCCATTAGAGGTTACAATGAAGAGGATGTAGACGTTTTTCTTGATAAGATAGCCGAAGAGCTCGAATTACTTTACAAAGAGAATAATGATATGAAGGAAGAGTTGGAAAAGATAAATGAGAAGATTAAACAATATGAAAACATTGAGCAAACTCTTCAAAATACATTGTTAACGGCTCAAAAATCTGCAGAGGAAGTACAGGCAAATTCAAAAAAAGAAGCTGAGTTGGTAATTAAAGATGCGGTGCTGAAAGCTCGGGAGATAATTCAGGATGCTGTAAACGAGAAACGGGAAAGTGAAACTAATTTAAAAATATTAAAGCAAGCTGAAGAAGAATTCAGGATGAGATTTAAGTCCGTTCTCGAATCTTATCTAAACGTTTTAAACGAAACTGAAGGAATTGAAGAAATAGAGAAAAAAGTTAAAGAATTAGAAGAATTTAAAAAAGAAAATTTAGTTGAAGAATCAAGTGAGTTGGCGACTGAAGAGTTTGCAGAAGAAAACGATGAATTGCTTGATCAGCCAAGTGAAGAAAAGGTTGTAATTAACGAAGAGCCGGAAGAGGCTTTTGAGTCACTTACAAAGAAAGAGGGAGAAGAAGACAAAATCGAAGAAGAAACTCAAAAAACAGAAGCTGACGAAGAAGCAGAAGAAGAGACTCAAAAAGAAGCCGAAGAAGAGAGCAAAACCAAAAAAAAATCTTCAAAAAAAACTGAAGACGAAGACGAATCAAATGAAATTAAAACCGTAGAGATTCCCTCCTTTTTAAAAGAAGGGCCAAGAGAAGATTTTTTAAATAATAAGAATAATGATATTGAGGAGATTTCATAA